In the genome of Nymphaea colorata isolate Beijing-Zhang1983 chromosome 9, ASM883128v2, whole genome shotgun sequence, one region contains:
- the LOC116260816 gene encoding cyclin-D3-1: MAQLNLYCAEDGWDEEEDYQEESFSYSSHAPSLPPPLHNLSCTLVDEQLFSEHHELVSLSTKEKAQKKLGRDYLESLRTDPVLACARREAVEWILSVNVHYNFTAHTAALSVNFLDRFLSSFHFQREKPWMTQLAAVACLSLAAKVEETQVPLLLDLQVEEAQYVFEAKTIQRMELLILSSLEWKMHPVTPLSFIDHIIRRLGMRTHQHWEFFRRCERLLLSLITDSRFTRYMPSIVASSIMLYVINQLEPFNPMEYENQLLGVMEISKEDVKDCLQLINDTSMVGRQKRKSPSEPGSPKGVFDASFNSDGTNDSWVSSSASSSSSSSPMGLHVSASKKSRIDDRHQISPFNQVFVDIFPSPQPL, from the exons ATGGCTCAGCTCAATCTTTACTGTGCAGAGGATGGTTGGGATGAGGAGGAGGACTACCAAGAAGAGAGTTTCTCCTATAGCAGCCATGCCCCTTCTCTTCCACCTCCTCTTCACAATCTCTCCTGCACATTGGTGGACGAGCAGCTCTTCTCGGAACACCATGAGTTGGTTTCCCTGTCAACAAAGGAGAAAGCCCAGAAAAAGCTTGGCCGGGACTACCTTGAGTCCTTAAGAACAGACCCTGTTCTGGCCTGTGCTAGAAGAGAAGCTGTTGAATGGATCCTTTCTGTGAATGTCCATTATAATTTTACAGCACACACTGCTGCGCTCTCTGTCAATTTTCTGGACCGTTTTCTTTCTAGTTTTCACTTCCAG AGAGAGAAACCATGGATGACGCAGTTGGCTGCTGTGGCTTGTCTCTCTTTGGCTGCAAAGGTAGAAGAAACACAGGTCCCTCTGCTTCTAGACCTGCAGGTGGAGGAGGCCCAGTATGTGTTTGAGGCGAAGACTATTCAGAGAATGGAGCTCTTGATTCTGTCATCATTAGAGTGGAAAATGCACCCTGTAACACCTCTCTCCTTCATTGATCATATCATCAGGAGGTTGGGCATGAGGACTCATCAGCATTGGGAGTTCTTTAGAAGATGTGAACGGCTGCTCCTTTCTTTGATCACGG ATTCCAGATTTACACGCTACATGCCATCAATTGTTGCATCATCTATAATGTTGTATGTGATCAATCAGTTGGAGCCTTTCAACCCCATGGAGTATGAGAATCAGCTTCTAGGTGTCATGGAAATAAGCAAG GAAGATGTCAAAGATTGTCTTCAACTCATCAACGATACGTCGATGGTGGGAAGGCAGAAACGCAAGTCCCCTTCAGAACCAGGCAGCCCAAAAGGAGTCTTCGATGCTTCCTTCAACTCTGATGGCACAAATGATTCATGGGTATCATCGTCCGCATCATCATCGTCGTCGTCATCGCCTATGGGGTTACATGTGAGTGCATCAAAGAAAAGCAGAATCGATGATCGACACCAAATTTCTCCTTTCAACCAAGTATTCGTAGATATCTTTCCGAGCCCACAACCCCTATAA